A segment of the Pseudomonas serboccidentalis genome:
CGAACTTGCTCTGCGCCAGGCGCCAGCCGATGAACAGGCTGGCCACCAGCAGCAACACGGTGGCCAGAAACAGCACCGCGCGGGTGCCCGGCTCGGTGATGCCGAAACCGAGAATCGTGCGGAAATTGGTGAAGCCGTTGTTACCGCCGAACCCGGTCTCGTTGCGGAAAAACAGGAGCATGCCGGCGAAAGTCAGGGCCTGGGTCATGATCGAGAAATACACGCCCTTGATCCGCGAGCGGAAGGCGAAGAAGCCGAACACCAGCGCCAGCAGACCCGGTGCCAATACCACCAGACACATCGACCAGATAAAGCTGCTGGTGCCGCTCCAGTACCACGGCAATTCGGTCCACGACAGAAAGGTCATGAACGCTGGCAAGCCATCGCCGGCCGCCTGCCGCATCAAGTACATGCCCATCGCGTAACCGCCGAGGGCGAAGAACAGACCATGGCCCAGCGACAGCAGCCCGGCGTATCCCCAGACCAGATCCAGCGCCAGCGCGACGATGGCGTAGCAGAGGATTTTGCCGACCAGCGTCAGGGTGTAGGCCGAAACGTGCAACGCGCTGTCCGGTGACAACAGCGACAGCAGCGGCAGGGCGATCAGCAGCGCGAGAATGACCGCACCGACCGCCAGCGTGGCTTTCGGCCCGGCCTTTTGTGTGGCTGTGACTAACAGAGGCTGGTTCATCAGTCGATCACCCGTCCTTTCAGTGCGAAGAGGCCTTGCGGACGTTTCTGGATAAACAGAATGATCAACGCGAGGATCAGGATCTTGCCGAGCACCGCACCGATCTGCGGCTCGAGAATCTTGTTGGCGATGCCCAGGCCGAACGCCGCCAGTACGCTGCCCGCCAGTTGCCCAACGCCGCCGAGCACCACCACCAGGAACGAATCGATGATGTAGCTCTGGCCCAGGTCCGGGCCGACGTTGCCGATCTGGCTCAGCGCCACACCACCGAGGCCGGCGATGCCCGAACCGAGGCCGAAGGCGAGCATGTCGACGCGCCCGGTCGGCACGCCACAGCAGGCGGCCATGTTGCGGTTCTGGGTGACCGCGCGCACGTTGAGGCCCAGTCGGGTCTTGTTCAGCAGCAGCCAGGTCAGCACCACCACGAACAAGGCGAAGGCGATGATCACGATGCGGTTGTACGGCAGCACCAGATTCGGCAGCACTTGAATGCCGCCGGACAGCCACGCCGGATTCGCCACTTCAACGTTCTGCGCGCCGAACAGCAGGCGCACCAGCTGAATCAGCATCAGACTGATGCCCCAGGTGGCGAGCAGGGTTTCCAGCGGTCGGCCATAGAGATGACGAATCACCGTGCGTTCCAGTGCCATGCCGATTGCCGCCGTGACAAAGAACGCCACCGGCAGCGCGATCAGCGGATAAAACTCGATGGCTTGCGGGGCGTAGCGCTGGAAC
Coding sequences within it:
- the urtC gene encoding urea ABC transporter permease subunit UrtC, translating into MNQPLLVTATQKAGPKATLAVGAVILALLIALPLLSLLSPDSALHVSAYTLTLVGKILCYAIVALALDLVWGYAGLLSLGHGLFFALGGYAMGMYLMRQAAGDGLPAFMTFLSWTELPWYWSGTSSFIWSMCLVVLAPGLLALVFGFFAFRSRIKGVYFSIMTQALTFAGMLLFFRNETGFGGNNGFTNFRTILGFGITEPGTRAVLFLATVLLLVASLFIGWRLAQSKFGRVLTALRDAENRLMFCGYDPRGFKLFVWVLSAVLCGLAGALYVPQVGIINPSEMSPTNSIEAAVWVALGGRGTLIGPLLGAGVVNGMKSWFTVAFPEYWLFFLGALFIVVTLYLPKGVIGLLKKRGEQ